The proteins below come from a single Pseudarthrobacter sp. SSS035 genomic window:
- the sigE gene encoding RNA polymerase sigma factor SigE, protein MSASGMAPVPATQDSAAEWVRPTWEEVVANHSAKVYRLAYRLTGNKFDAEDLTQEVFVRVFRSLENFKPGTLDGWLHRITTNLFLDQARRKTRIRFDALAEDAESRIPGREPGPEQSFEHNNLDLDVQAALEELPPDFRAAVVLCDLEGLSYDEVAAALGVKLGTVRSRIHRGRTMLREKLAHRDPRPQQGRTPKLSLPRIASIL, encoded by the coding sequence ATGTCAGCATCAGGTATGGCGCCTGTCCCTGCGACGCAAGATTCCGCCGCTGAATGGGTCAGGCCCACTTGGGAGGAAGTGGTGGCCAACCACTCCGCCAAGGTCTACCGGCTGGCGTACCGCCTGACGGGGAACAAGTTCGACGCCGAGGACCTCACCCAGGAGGTGTTCGTCCGCGTCTTCCGGTCACTGGAGAATTTCAAGCCAGGGACACTGGATGGCTGGCTGCACCGCATCACCACCAACCTGTTCCTGGACCAGGCGCGCCGGAAAACCCGCATCCGGTTTGACGCGCTGGCCGAAGACGCCGAGTCCCGGATCCCCGGGCGTGAACCCGGACCGGAACAGAGCTTCGAACACAACAACCTGGACCTTGATGTGCAGGCTGCCTTGGAGGAGCTGCCCCCGGACTTCCGCGCCGCCGTCGTGCTTTGCGACCTGGAAGGCCTGTCCTACGACGAAGTGGCCGCTGCACTCGGCGTCAAACTGGGTACCGTCCGTTCCCGTATCCACCGGGGCCGGACCATGCTGCGCGAAAAGCTGGCCCACCGCGATCCCAGGCCACAGCAAGGACGCACGCCAAAGCTTTCGCTGCCGCGCATCGCCAGTATCCTCTGA